A DNA window from Mesotoga infera contains the following coding sequences:
- a CDS encoding isochorismatase family protein — protein MLSERLFDETFGRERQKHKAVLLSPALLVIDLQNFYTQRESRAYLKGIEEVVENSRNLVEGFMSYGLPVASTVHRGGAKMMVQWWGNAVEEGWAVPQFGDLPIFYKDTYDAFHDTGLDAFLKSNNVNQLVICGARTHLCCETTARSAFTRGYATMMVEDALCDKTFDHHICSLKNLANGFSIISKTAEVLKLLEGDFS, from the coding sequence TTGCTCTCAGAAAGGCTTTTTGATGAGACCTTTGGTCGTGAACGCCAGAAGCACAAGGCCGTACTGCTTTCACCGGCATTGCTCGTGATCGATCTTCAGAACTTCTACACTCAGAGAGAATCTCGAGCGTATCTAAAAGGAATCGAGGAGGTAGTAGAAAATTCGCGAAACCTCGTCGAAGGGTTCATGAGTTACGGGCTCCCAGTCGCTTCGACCGTTCACAGGGGCGGCGCTAAGATGATGGTTCAATGGTGGGGAAATGCAGTAGAGGAAGGTTGGGCGGTTCCTCAATTCGGAGATCTTCCAATCTTCTACAAAGATACTTATGATGCATTTCACGATACAGGTCTTGACGCCTTTCTGAAAAGCAATAATGTGAACCAGCTGGTTATTTGCGGTGCGAGGACGCACCTGTGCTGCGAAACGACCGCGAGATCTGCCTTCACAAGAGGTTACGCAACAATGATGGTAGAGGATGCCCTTTGCGACAAGACCTTCGATCATCACATATGTTCTCTAAAGAATCTCGCCAATGGTTTTTCGATTATATCTAAAACGGCGGAGGTTTTGAAGCTGCTCGAAGGAGATTTCTCTTGA